The following nucleotide sequence is from Phaenicophaeus curvirostris isolate KB17595 chromosome 12, BPBGC_Pcur_1.0, whole genome shotgun sequence.
CTCAGTTGTGTCCAGCCTGGAGGTGGTGACCCTGTCTTCCCGCCTGCCTGGGGACCTTCCTGTGAGGAGCTGTGCCCGGGAGCTCCAGCTGCCAGTTCATGAGTGGCCAGACACGGGACCTGTGGGGCAGTTCGATGTGGGTGTGGTGGCATCATTTGGACGTCTCCTAAGTGAGGACCTTATTCTGCAGTTCCCATAGTAAGTGAGTTGACAGGGCATTTAGGGCTGCTTTGTGAGCAAAGCTAACTCTGTTTTGGGTCAGCACCTATGACTTGTAGCAGATGAGGTTGCCTTCTTCCCTGGATTCATCTGCTTACCTGAGCCCTGCTTCTGTCTTTGTAGGTTTCCCTGTTGGTCTTTAACACATTGATGTAGATCTATGCAAATGTTCAGCATAATTTGTTTACCTTATTCCTTGCCTCCCTTTTAGCTGAGAAACTGAAGGTTATTTATGTACTGTGagttttcctttaaatgtatatttaaaCCAGTAACACTTCAAAAGGTCTGAGTAATGAATCCTTGAAGTAGTTTCAGTGTAATAAATATTGCACACCCACTTATGTATAGGTTCAGCTTCAAGTACTGTCTCTATTCtaactttaaaatattccaATTCAGTGGCGTACTGAATGTCCATCCCAGCTGCCTCCCGCGATGGCGTGGCCCTGCACCAGTAGTCCACACGGTGCTTCATGGTGACAAAGTGACTGGGGTGACGATTATGGAAATAAGGCCAAAAAGGTAGGTTTACATGTGCTTTCCAAAACAACTCCCTGCTTCTGTTACCTCTCAGGAGTTTAAATTGTAACCACTTAAGTCATCATTTAAATCTTTCTATGTAATCACTACTTTTCtaatgtgtgtttgtgtttaatgttaaaatatgaAACATGAAAGCTTTCATCTGACCATAAGAGACTTGCCACAAATACCGTGTCTTAGTGAATGCATAATTTGCACTCCAGACTCTAGGCCTGTTCTGTAATTCTTAGCATTGCTACAGGGAGCAGACAGACAACAGTCACATAGCTAGGATGGATGTGATAGAAAAGATCTGGTTTTCAAACTTCAGAGTCGCCTGTAACCTTCTGTAAGTGAAACGGAGGACAAGCAAATGCCTATCTAGGGATGAGAGACAGACTGTATGTTTTACCTTCAGCATCAACTCTGGCTTAAAAGGCTTGTGAAAACGCGTCATCATAgctatcttttctttcttagacGCTTGTCTAATTGCAGATCTTGGGGAAAGCATGAAACAAATTTATTCTGAATGTTTCAGGCTGTTTCTTCTGAGTTTTTATGCTTCTGAGCTGTGATTGTGCATTCATAGCAATCTCAGCTTGCTGAGTTGAATCTTGcttaacaggctgcccagggagatggttgagtcaccttccctggaggtgtttaaggcacaggtggacgaggtgctgaggggcatggtttagtgtttgataggagtggttggactcgatgatccggtggatctcttcgaacctggtgattctatgattctgtatatcttgcatttttttccctgtgttgtCTTGTGAACCAAACATTATTGATAATGTGTGAAAAATAGAAGttttagaggaaagaaaaggtagtTATTAACTGAGTTAATGTACTGAATGTAGACCTTCGAATTGCTAATTGAGTTATAGCTTCTCCACCAGTAAGCACGTATGTTTTCCACCTTACAGGTTTGATGTAGGTCCAATTATTAAGCAAGAAGAGATTGCTGTTCCTCCCCACTGCACTGCAAAGGAACTGGAAGTGATGTTGTCGAAGTTGGGTGCAAACATGGTAAAGTCATGCACACTAGTGTCACTCCTGATTAGTACCTTGCTTTTACCTGGTGTTAAACAGAATTCCTTTAAATCTTGTTCTGAGTTGAACACAACTGGTAAGAGGAAAATTATCTGAAACAGTGTTTTTTAGCAAGTCTTAGTGGTATGTGATAAGCTATCGGTGTTGGTCCTGTGCTTTTCcattctggttttattctgtgAAGAACTGAAGTGCTTTCTATGGAAACAGCACAGTTTCTTCTTTCACTGAAGTGAATATCTGCTTTTTTGTGTAAATAATCAGCTTTTGTCCTGTTCTGGGATTAGTGTCAGAGGGGAGATTATACATAAGAGAATACTTGTGTCTTTTCCGTTGCAATTCAGTGGGAAGGATGCCTTTAgtctgtttgtgtgtgtgataAAGTCTTCTGAATATACTGACCCAATTTTCTAAAAGCTCACAAGGGAGTTTCGGTGATGAAAAATCAAATACTGTATTTGATACTGTTACTAAATATACTCTACAGAGCTTTGTTAATATTGTGTTCAACATTTAATTTTGCAGCTGATATCAGTTTTGAGAAACTTGCCTGAAAgcttaaaacataaaaaagagcagCCAACAGAAGGAGTAACCTTCGGTAGGTACACACATTTAATGCAACttgttaatttcttcttttattagttgcaaaactatttttcttcctactgtgctgggttatttttgttttagatCCCTTTATCAATGTGTCTCTTCACTGCCTTCTCTAGCTTAAAAGTTCatacagaggggaaaaatgcTTCAGAATTCTTTCAGACTTACtacattaatgtttttttccgGTTGCCTGTATGGTATCAAAATTGCTAGCAACGTCACAAATCTGAACCAGTTTATTATTCTTCATGGTTGTAACACTAACACAAATGTTACAGCTGTGCTAGTAAATATATGTTGTCTGTTTTCAGTGCAGTAGGTAAATAGCtgagaataaaatataaataagccAATTTGAGATTTCTACAAAGTATTTTGTGCAGTTGTTGTCTAAAGCACATGTGGTTAGATGGCAAACCTGGCATTGGCCAAGTACTTTAAAATAAGATAATATGGTACTCTATATAAGATAATATAGTAGCTCTTTGTTTGCAAAAAGATGCAAAGCTAAGTATTTAAGtcctttaattacctttttttcccccagctcctAAAATATCTGTAGCTAAGAGTTGTATAAAATGGGAAGAGCAAACAGCTGCACAAATAATTCGACTGCATCGTGCCATAGGAAGTATGGtaaaacagtgtttttttaGAATTCTTATCTGTCCTGTTGCGTGTCTGAGTTTGATTTGATGTTTTTTAACTGATGACTAAAACACAAGTGTAGTTATTTTAGCCTCTAAAACCCAGCATGTGTTTTAAAATCCCAGTGTAGTTTAGTGTTAGGGATAGAATTAGAGAGGGGAAGAGTTTTCTTGAATTTGATCCCCAAGGATGAAATCACCtcaacagttttattttgttttcttagcaCTGAGGTTTCCACTGATGTATTTGAGAGCGTTTCAGAACACTGTAGTGACACCTCTGCATGACAGCAAACAGTGCAACTGAACAGCTACTGTAGCTGGATGCTTAACTCATTACTGCTTATGCTAGAGGTTTGTTTGTCAATGAGTTGAAGAAGAACAAGTAAAAGTAGATATAGTGAAGAACGTCTCTTATCTGGACATATACCTAAATTTTTGCCCTGATGTTATTAGCACAACTGTCTTGCATAAGAAAGAAACTTAGGCAGTTGCCTGGAAATAGTGAAAATattctctgtgtcatctgcttCTGTTTCCAGTTTCCTTTACAGACACTCTGGAAGGGTAGTGCTGTTAAACTCCTGGATTTTGTGGAAGTGGATAATGTCCCTGACATTGCTggtatttacttttaaattaatctGCTCAATtaaattttcctgtcttttcaaGCATTGGCTTGAATATAGCAACCAGTTGTACTAAACGATAGCTTTAATTACGGCTTTCTGAAACTCCAGTAGAACTGAGTTATTCTCATATATACACTTGGAGTGCAGTAAGTTTCTCTGCCCAAAGATGAGCATAAAATGGGTTTTAAGGGTGTTCCTGCTTTGTGGTAATGTTGAGTGAGCAGCAGGTATAGTCCTGTGAATCCTGAGACTGGAGGATTGTAATCCTCTAATTAGTTACGAGATTGTCTTCTAATGCCTTTGTCTGGAGATCTCTCACAAGGAAAGCTGTCCCTGTGTACTATCGCTTAAACCATTTGCTGTTTCTGAGCGCTTTGTGGGCCAAGCGGTGTGTGAGAGCACACGGGGCTCTGactggggaggagatggggagcagTGCCAGAGAGTGACTGTTCTGATTCTGCCACGCTGCCTTGGCtgtaataaaatgcaaaataacaaTAAAGTAATTTAGAGCAAAGTAGTGACTCAAGATGTTTAGTGTGCTTCAAAGATACAAAAGTGCTTCAAACTTTTTTGTACTTGTTGGCATAAAAATGCAAGAcgaccttgctttgcttttattttagatcAAATATTAAATGGCCATGGAGCTGTTCCTGGTTCACTGCTATATCATAAACCATCCCAAACACTAGTAGCTCGTTGCAAGGTaggtttttccttttgttttatatttgctGCTCTGAAGATGCAgtttttagtatttgtgttacATAACTTTGATCTTAATTGTCCATTATTATTCACTGAACTAGTTTACGTTAGCATTATTTGTCTGATTTGATGCCTTGAAGAGCTTTTAAGTTCCGCTAGCAGGCTTTTCACTTGCAAGCAAGAATTTGGCTTGTAATTTGAACATGATGACATTAAATTACGTGCATTCTGTAAGCCAGCCTAGTCACAgctaaagataattttaaagcaTGCAAGAAGCttactgccattttttttttatttatttttaggaagACTGGGTTGGAATCAAAACAGTCATATTAAGGAAGAAGCTTACAGCAGTTGACTTCTACAACGGATACATGCATTCTTGGTTCCAGCAGAACCCAAGAACAGTTCATCAGGAATGCAGATTTCAAACACTCAAACTTAGCCCATCAAAAAAGACTCTGAAAGAGAGGGAAATATTGGCATAggatataaaataataaatgtatttaaaaatgtcaaagaaggtgcCTGTAAGTTAATAATGTGAAATCTTTCATTGCCCACCTATAACATTCAACTCTGTTGAGGAGTTTCCTCCCAGAGTGTTTGATCTTACTGAcatcttcatgttttcattgTTGGTTCTGGACAATTATCCTTTGTCTTTGCACAAGGAGGAGAATCTCTGTTATTGATGAAGAGGGAATAAATCCCTGTTTCCACTGTTGAGtaataaatttgtttttatacaatgtttttaatttctttctgaatactttaattttcttcaagCGTAAGTTTTGCACAGTCGCTTAAATCTGGAAATACTAAAGTCCTGTGCTGCTCTAATTCAGAGTTTAGCATTCATTGAGGCTCATAGATTGTCTGCTTTTAGTTTCTTGTAGACCCTTAAACCCAGATTGAGAAGAATAACTTAAGCCTTGTTTGGGAACAACTGGAGTACCTTTTCCTGTCCACAGTAATTTTCTTAGAGTCAAATGCACTTTAACACAGAAGGAACATTTCATGCAAGGAAGCCTAAAACTGATGACTTCTGTGTCTTAGAAATAACGTAGCACTGGGAGGATAACAGCAAACAAAGAATGGCTGCATCTTGGGAGCTCCTCTAGTGTTATTTGCTCAATTTAGCCCTGCTTTTTCTGAATACTGCTGAAGCAA
It contains:
- the MTFMT gene encoding methionyl-tRNA formyltransferase, mitochondrial isoform X2 → MAGVVLRHRPLRCHLPQSPAGGQCLVHPREPREDSVVSSLEVVTLSSRLPGDLPVRSCARELQLPVHEWPDTGPVGQFDVGVVASFGRLLSEDLILQFPYGVLNVHPSCLPRWRGPAPVVHTVLHGDKVTGVTIMEIRPKRFDVGPIIKQEEIAVPPHCTAKELEVMLSKLGANMLISVLRNLPESLKHKKEQPTEGVTFAPKISVAKSCIKWEEQTAAQIIRLHRAIGSMFPLQTLWKGSAVKLLDFVEVDNVPDIADQILNGHGAVPGSLLYHKPSQTLVARCKEDWVGIKTVILRKKLTAVDFYNGYMHSWFQQNPRTVHQECRFQTLKLSPSKKTLKEREILA
- the MTFMT gene encoding methionyl-tRNA formyltransferase, mitochondrial isoform X3, with the translated sequence MAGVVLRHRPLRCHLPQSPAGGQSCARELQLPVHEWPDTGPVGQFDVGVVASFGRLLSEDLILQFPYGVLNVHPSCLPRWRGPAPVVHTVLHGDKVTGVTIMEIRPKRFDVGPIIKQEEIAVPPHCTAKELEVMLSKLGANMLISVLRNLPESLKHKKEQPTEGVTFAPKISVAKSCIKWEEQTAAQIIRLHRAIGSMFPLQTLWKGSAVKLLDFVEVDNVPDIADQILNGHGAVPGSLLYHKPSQTLVARCKEDWVGIKTVILRKKLTAVDFYNGYMHSWFQQNPRTVHQECRFQTLKLSPSKKTLKEREILA
- the MTFMT gene encoding methionyl-tRNA formyltransferase, mitochondrial isoform X1, which produces MRGRLLRAWREGAKAPPWRVLFFGTDRFAVTSLRALQAAREPREDSVVSSLEVVTLSSRLPGDLPVRSCARELQLPVHEWPDTGPVGQFDVGVVASFGRLLSEDLILQFPYGVLNVHPSCLPRWRGPAPVVHTVLHGDKVTGVTIMEIRPKRFDVGPIIKQEEIAVPPHCTAKELEVMLSKLGANMLISVLRNLPESLKHKKEQPTEGVTFAPKISVAKSCIKWEEQTAAQIIRLHRAIGSMFPLQTLWKGSAVKLLDFVEVDNVPDIADQILNGHGAVPGSLLYHKPSQTLVARCKEDWVGIKTVILRKKLTAVDFYNGYMHSWFQQNPRTVHQECRFQTLKLSPSKKTLKEREILA